Part of the Cryptosporangium arvum DSM 44712 genome, GCGTCGGCTCGTGGATCTTCATCACGCCGGGGTGGCCCTCGATGCTGGGCACGTACGGGTGCACCGAGACCTCGCCCCAGCGGGCGGCGAACGCCAGCTGGTCGTCGGGCGTCATCGCCTGCTGACCACGGATGCAGATGACCTGATAGGTCAGGAACGCGTCCTGGATCGCGTCGAACGTCTCGTCGTCGACGCCGGCGGCCAGGTCGACGCCGGTGAGGATCGCGCCGAGCGCCGCGGAACACCTGTCGATCCTCATGCCGCCGCCCGCTCGAGAATGTGGACGCCGCACGCGGACCCGAGACCGATCACGTGGGCCAGCCCCACGCGCGCGCCCTCGATCTGCCGCGGGCCGGCCTCGCCACGCAGGTGCGTCGCGACCTCCCAGACGTTCGCGATCCCGGTCGCGGCGATCGGGTGCCCCTTCGACTGCAGGCCGCCGGACACGTTCACCGGCGTCGCCCCGTCACGCCACGGAGCGCCGGAGCGGAAGAAGTCGACCGCGCCGCCTTCCGCGCAGAGCATCAGGTTGTCGTAGTGCACGAGCTCGGCCGTCGCGAAGCAGTCGTGCAGCTCGACCAGGTCCAGATCCTCCGGGCCGACACCGGCCGCCTCGTACGCCTGGCGGGCCGCGGCCCGGGTCAGCGTGTTCACGTCCGGGAGGACCTGGCAGGACTCCTGCCACGGGTCGCTGGTGAGCACCGACGCGCCGATCTTCACCGCGCGGCGCCGCTGCTCCAGCGACAGCGTCTTGAGCTTCGCGCCGCTGACCACGACCGCCGCCGCGGCCCCGTCGGTGTTGGCCGAGCACATCGGGCGCGTGTTGGGGTACGCGATCATGACGTCGTTCATGATCTGCTCGAGGCTCATCTTCTTCTGGTAGGCCGCCAGCGGGTTGAGCGTCGAGTGCGCGTGGTTCTTCTCGCTGATCCGCGCGAACAGCTCGAAGTCGGCGCCGCCGTACTTGTGGCCGTACTCCATGCCGACCTGCGCGAACACCCCCGCCATCGTCTCGGTGCCGATCCGGCCGTCGACCGTCCCGACCGCGCCGAACCGGCCGGTGCGCTCCCACGTGCCGGTGGTCTCCGTCCGCGGGCGTGCGCCCAGCAGCCCGGCGCCGGACAGTTTCTCGACGCCGACCGCGAGCCCGTAGTCGGCCTCGCCGGCCTTGATCGCCATGCACACCGTGCGCAGCGCGGTCGCCCCGGTCGCGCACGCGTTCTGCACGTTGTAGACCGGGATGCCGGTCTGCCCGATCTGTTTCTGCAGCAGCTGGCCGATGCCGCCCACCCCGCCGAGCAGGTTGCCGGCCGCGAGCACCCCGACGTCCGTCATCGTCACCCCGCCGTCGGCGAGCGCACCCAGCGCCGCCTCCGACGCGAGGTCGACGAGGTCCTCGTCGGGGTGCTTGCCGAACTTCGTCATGTGGATCCCGAGGATCCAGAGGTCGTCGGTCACTGCTCGGCCCTCCCGAGAGGCGTGAACGCGTAGTTGACCGCCTCGACGCCCTCGGCGTCGGTGCCGGCCACGTAGGTGGTGAGCGCCACCTTCATTCCCAGGTGGACGGCGTCCGGTGAGGCGTCGACGCCGACCAGGTTGGTGCGGACGCTGGTGCCCTCGCAGTCGACGACCGCGGCCACGAACGGCACCGGCACGCCCGGCGCGGCGAACGTCACGATCGTGAACGAGCGGACCTCGCCGGTCGTCGCGACCGGAGCCGGGTGGAAGTCCCGGCCGCCGCAGTTCGCGCAGGCGTTGCGGCGGTCGAAGTACCGGGCCGCGCAGGACGTGCACTCGGACGCGACGAGGCGCGGTGGCGGGCCGAGTTCCAGGTAGTCCACGAACGGGATCTGTCGGGTCGTCATCCGGATCCTTCCGGTCGGGGGTCGAGGAGCGCGGCCGCGATCGCCGCGCGGTGGGAGCGGGGGGCGCCGAGGACCGGCTCGGCGGCCTTGACCCGGCGGTACCAGAGGTGCAGCGGCTGGTCGGCGTGGATTCCCTCGCCGCCGCCGAGCTGATGGGCCGACGCGGTGACGCGACGGCACCGCTCGGACGCGACGGCCTTGGCCACCGCGGCCGCGCGCCGGATCTCGCCGTCCGGAGCGCCGTCGTCGACCAGCCGGACCGCCCGCTCGACGACGCCGGCGGTCAGCGTGGTGTCGAGCAGCATGTCGGCGCAGCGGTGTCGGACGGCCTGGCGCCGGGCGAGCGGCGGGCGCGCGGTCACCCTCTCGACCGCGTGACGCAACGCCGCCTCGGCCGCCCCCAGCGCATCGGCCGCGAGCGCGATCACCCCACGCGCGAGCGCGGTCTCGAGCGGAGCCGTCCCGAGCGACGTCGCCGGTGCTCCGTCGAGGTGGACCGCGCACGAACGGTCGAGCCCGATCGTGGGGATCGGCTCGAGGCGCACCCCCGGCGCGGCCCGTTCGACCGCGAAGACGCCGGTGCGGGCGACCACCAGCAGGACGTCGGCGCTCGCGGCGTAGGGGACGAAGCACTTCGTGCCGTACAGCCGCCCGCCCTCGGCCCGGGTGGACACGTCGTCGGTGCCGTCGGGCCCGGTGCGGGCGAACGCGTACCGGCGCGCACCGGAGCGCAGCGCGGCCACCTCCTCGTGGGCCCCGAGGGCGGCCAGCACCGCACCGCTCTGCACGAACCCGTTGTGCACCGGTGACGGCACCGCGGCCCCGGCCAACCGGCGGACCGCGTCCACGGTGGCGCCGAACGACCCGGCGAACAGCCCGCCGCGCACCGCGCCCCGCCACCAGCCGGCGTCGTACCCGGGCTCGTCGGCGGCCAGCGCGAGCACCGCCGCCGGATCGAGCGCCGGGATGCCCGGCGTCATCGGGGCAGCCCCAGCGCGGTCCCGGCGATCAAGTCACGCAGCACCTCGTTGGCGCCGGCGCCGATCGTGCCGTGGACGCGTTCGAGGTACTCCCACGCGAACCGGCCGCCCGCGGCCGCGTACGGCGGGGCGGGCGCGTACGGCGGAGCCCAGACCGTGCCGGCGTGACCGGTGATCTCGGTCGCCGCCTGCGCGAGGCGCTGCAGCAGCTCGGTGCCGGCGATCTTGGCCAGCGGCCCCAGCCCGGGCTCGGCCACCGCCCGGGCCGCCAGCACGGTCGCGGCCTCGACCTCGATCTCCAGCCCACCGATCGCGTCACGCACGAGCGCGTCGCCGGTGAGCCCGGGCGTCGCGCGGACGTGCGCCACCAGCAGATCGAGCACGTGCCGGGCGAACCCCAGGTAGAACAGGCCCGACCGCTCGGCCCGCACCGACGCCACGAGCTGCCGCCACGCCCCGCCCGGCGCGCC contains:
- a CDS encoding Zn-ribbon domain-containing OB-fold protein, producing the protein MTTRQIPFVDYLELGPPPRLVASECTSCAARYFDRRNACANCGGRDFHPAPVATTGEVRSFTIVTFAAPGVPVPFVAAVVDCEGTSVRTNLVGVDASPDAVHLGMKVALTTYVAGTDAEGVEAVNYAFTPLGRAEQ
- a CDS encoding thiolase family protein, whose translation is MTDDLWILGIHMTKFGKHPDEDLVDLASEAALGALADGGVTMTDVGVLAAGNLLGGVGGIGQLLQKQIGQTGIPVYNVQNACATGATALRTVCMAIKAGEADYGLAVGVEKLSGAGLLGARPRTETTGTWERTGRFGAVGTVDGRIGTETMAGVFAQVGMEYGHKYGGADFELFARISEKNHAHSTLNPLAAYQKKMSLEQIMNDVMIAYPNTRPMCSANTDGAAAAVVVSGAKLKTLSLEQRRRAVKIGASVLTSDPWQESCQVLPDVNTLTRAAARQAYEAAGVGPEDLDLVELHDCFATAELVHYDNLMLCAEGGAVDFFRSGAPWRDGATPVNVSGGLQSKGHPIAATGIANVWEVATHLRGEAGPRQIEGARVGLAHVIGLGSACGVHILERAAA
- a CDS encoding acyl-CoA dehydrogenase family protein, with protein sequence MTPGIPALDPAAVLALAADEPGYDAGWWRGAVRGGLFAGSFGATVDAVRRLAGAAVPSPVHNGFVQSGAVLAALGAHEEVAALRSGARRYAFARTGPDGTDDVSTRAEGGRLYGTKCFVPYAASADVLLVVARTGVFAVERAAPGVRLEPIPTIGLDRSCAVHLDGAPATSLGTAPLETALARGVIALAADALGAAEAALRHAVERVTARPPLARRQAVRHRCADMLLDTTLTAGVVERAVRLVDDGAPDGEIRRAAAVAKAVASERCRRVTASAHQLGGGEGIHADQPLHLWYRRVKAAEPVLGAPRSHRAAIAAALLDPRPEGSG